The sequence CTGACGGTCGATCTCCCGCAACTGATCCTGATTTTCAGGCTTTGGTGTCGGCGGCACTTCCACTTCTTCCGGAATCTCGAGTACCGGAATTTCCATGCGAATAATTTGCTCGATTTTTCGCAGGTGGTATTCTTCTGCCGGGTTAACCAGGGTGATTGCTTCGCCATAGTTATTTGCACGAGCCGTACGACCGATTCGGTGCACGTAATCTTCGTAGCGTTGCGGCAAATCAAAGTTAATCACGTGCGAAATCAGGCTTATATCCAAACCACGGGCTGAAACGTCTGTCGAAATCAAAATCCGCACATCCCCGTCTTTAAAGGCGTTGATCGCATTAATCCGGGTATTTTGTCCTTTATTCGAGTGCAGAATTCGTTTCTCCCCTTCGGTCTTCCGTTTGATGATCTTGAAAACACTTTCCGCATGTTCCTTCGTTCGAACGAAAATGATAACGCGGGTAAAGGTCTCTTCATCTTTCAGCAAATGCTGAATTAAATTCAGTTTTGTCCTGAAGTTTGGGACTTTGTAGATCGATTGCTGCACCAATTGGGCAGGCGTTGCCGAAGGTGCAATTTCAACGCGTTCAGGAAAATCCAGGAACTCGTGGCTCATTTCCTCGACCTTCTCATTAAAGGTTGCAGAGAAAAGCAGGTTCTGGCGTTTTACCGGAATAATTTCCAGCAACTGCCGAATCTGCGGCATAAAGCCCATGTCGAGCATCCGGTCAGCTTCGTCAATCACCAGCGTCTTGATCTTCTTCAGCGATACGGCACCTGCTTTATACAAGTCCCACAAACGACCGGGCGTTGCTACCAGAATATCAATTCCGGGTTTGATCAAATCCGCATGCTTGGTCCAGCCGATCCCGCCGTAAACCGCAGCATGACGAATGTTACTGTAAGTGGTTAACTCTTCAATATCTTCACCAACCTGGATTGACAACTCACGTGTTGGCACTAAAATCAAAGCGCGCGGATCTTCACCTTCCGCTTTCACCAACTTCATGAAAATGGGCAACAGGTAGGCGGCCGTTTTACCGGTTCCGGTTTGCGCAATGCCTAAAACATCGACGCCCGAACGAACGACCGGGATTGCTTTTTCCTGGATCGGCGTCGGCTGCTCGAACCCAATTTCAGTTAAAACCTTTAAAATTGATTTATTGACTTTTAAGTCTTCAAACGTAGTTGTCATGCCGCAAAGATAGTGAAAAGCCGGAAGTTCCAAATCAAGGGCTTCGTTTCTGGTTTCTGGTTTCTGGTTTCTGGTTTCTGGTTTCTGGTTTCTGGTTTCTGGTTTCTGGTTTCTGGTTTCTGGTTTCTGGTTTCTAAACCGAACCCGGTTCCAAGAGAAAAGTTTCACTGTTTGGTTTTTGGAACTTGAAACTTGGAACTCAAAACTCGTAACTCGCAACCCGTAACTTCAGTTTTTTCGGTACATCTTCCCCGGCAGGCTCGCCACCAGCCCATTAAATTCGAGGTTAAGCAGAAGAGCTGAGACTTTTCCCATCGGCATTTGCACCAACTGACAAAGCTGGTCGATATAAATTGAATCAGCCGACAAGGCGTCGAACACCGTTTGTTCCTCGTTGCTGAGTTCCACAAAAAGCTGTTTCTGAATTTTAGGCGCTTTATCTGGTTTCGCCTGCCAGCCCATAAATAGTTCCAGATCCTCTAAACCTTGGATCAAGCAGGCTTTGTTATCGCGAATCAGTTCGTTACAGCCACGCGAAAAAGTATCGGAACTTCTGCCCGGAACTGCAAACACATCCCGATTGTACGAACCGGCAATATCTGCAGTCACCAGCGCACCACCCTTCTCGGCCGATTCAACAACAATGGTTGCATCAGCCAAACCTGCCACAATCCGGTTGCGCCGCAAAAAGTTCTGCCGTTCAATATCCGTTTCACTGATAAAATCGGTAACAAGTCCTCCCTGACCGAGCATCTTTTCAGCCAGCGAGCGGTGCAACGCCGGATAAATCTTGTCCAGTCCGTGCGCCAAAACCGCCCAGGTTGAAACCCCATGTTGCAAGCAAGCCTTGTGTGCTGCCGAATCAATCCCGTAGGCCAAACCACTCACCACAACGTAACCGCCGCGCTCAGCCATTGCCGAAACCAGCTCGTCGCAGACCTTTTTACCGTAGTCGGTTGCATTGCGCGTCCCAACAATCGCAACAATTCGTTCTGCATTCCAATTTAGATTTCCTTTGGCGAAAAGAACCAGCGGCGCATCCACGCAGCGCTTCAACCGTGCCGGATAATTATCGTCCCAATAAAGCGAAGTTTGAATTTTATATTTCTGCAGAAAGTCGAGCTCTCGTTTTCCGCGATCCAAATCACGATGCTCAATGATGCTTTGGCCCAGCACACTCCCGATACCGGGAACTTTCTGAAAGTGTTTTTGGCCGGCTTCAAAAATAGCCTCCACACTTCCCATGTATGCAAATAGTTTCTTGGCATTGATACAGCCAATACCGGGAATAAGCGACAGCGCAATATAATAAGCCAGTTTCTCAGGGTTTGCCATACCGACAAAAAGGTTTTGTTCAATTTAAACCTTTCAGTCTGAATAAACAAGACCCTACTTTTTCAGGAGGGCATTTAAGTCATTCTCAATCAAGCCGATTTCATCTTTCGACAAACCCACCAGGCTCACTTCCGGGTATTCAGCAATTCCTTTGGCCGTCTTGATCGCAATGTACAAATCAGAAAAAGCTGCGATTCGTTTCACTTTGGCAAAGTAGAGCAGGTGTTTGTCAAACTCAATCGAATTGTATTCTTTTCCGAAGAAAGCGATCAGCGGATAATAACGAATCAGGATTTTATTCCCTTCGGAGGAGTAATAAATGTAGTTGATTTGTACAAACTGAACAGCCATCACGCATAACACCAGGATACCACCGGAGATGAGTGCTCCGACATTATTTTCTTTCCAAACAAAGAACAGGGTCAATAGCAACAGCGCAACCATGCTAAAATTGAAAGTCCGTTTTATCTTAGTCGTACGTTTTTTGTTTGAAATTTCCATCTTGCTTTTGAATTGTAAATAATTAGCTGTAATCAGTTTTAAATTCTCAAGGCAGCCATTTTTTTTTAACTTTGCGGCACCAAAAAATCAGGTGATGACTGCATCAAATATACATTCGAATATCATCTTTTCCCAACAGATCGAAACGGAACTCGAAAATATCGTCAGCTCCTTTCCGGTTGGGAAAGTATTCTTACTAACGGAGGAAACACCAGCAAAGTTGTGTTTGCCGCTGATTCAAAATTTAATTGACAAATACCAGATCAGGATTACCACCATTGAAGGGGGCGAGACCCACAAGTCGATCCGTTCGGTGGAGAAAGTCTGGGAAGTACTCTCGAAATACGGCGCCGACCGCAAATCGCTGCTCATCAACATTGGTGGCGGCATGCTCACCGATCTTGGTGGTTTTGCAGCGTCTACCTTTAAGCGCGGCATGGCTTTCATCAATATCCCAACCACTTTGCTGGCACAAGTTGATGCCTCGCTGGGTGGAAAAACCGGAATCAACTTTAACGGCTTGAAAAACGAAATTGGTGTTTTCAACGAGCCCAATGCCGTTATTATCAACACCAATTTCCTGAAAACCATCGATTTTGAGAATTTCCTTTCCGGTTATGCTGAAATGCTGAAACACGGGTTGATCAAAAATCCCGCCCATTGGGAAGAGCTGATGGTTTACGATTTCGACAATATTGATTACGAAGCGCTGCAGGAAATCATCGCCCACTCGGTAGATGTGAAGAAATGGCACGTTGAAAACGACCTCACCGAAAAGAATATCCGCAAAGCGTTGAACTTCGGGCACACCGTTGGACACGCATTTGAAAGCTACGCGCTGCACGAAGGCCGCCCAATCCTTCACGGTTATGCTGTGGTTTACGGAATGATTGCCGAGCTTTATCTTTCTGCCGCTAAATGTGGTTTCGACAAGCTGCTGCTGGACCAGATTTCGAAATGGATGCTCGAAAAATACGGCAAGTTCGAAATTAAGCCTGACGATTACGAAGCGCTGTACGAACTGATGACACACGATAAAAAGAACGAAGGCAGCCGTATCAATTTCACACTGATCTCGAAAATCGGACAGGTTGAAATTAACCAGGATTGCCCCAAAGAATTAATTTTTGAAGCGCTTGATTACTACAGCCAATTGAGTGTTTAGCAAATTTTTGACTTTTGACTTTTGACTTTTGACTTATACAACTAATGAAGTTCCAGGTATCAAAAAACGACAAGAAGGTTTACGGCACGATTAACCTGCCGGCCTCGAAAAGTATTGCCAACCGTGCATTGATTATTCACGCGCTGAGCTACAGCCCATACGAAATTCAGAACCTCTCGACCAGCGACGACACGAAAGTGCTGAAAAAGGTTTTGGAGTCGAACACCAACCTGTTCGACATTGGCCACGCCGGAACAGCCATGCGTTTCCTGACGGCTTTCCTGTCGCAAATTGTTGGCGAATGGGTAATCACCGGTTCGGAACGGATGAAACAGCGTCCTATCAAAGTGCTGGTTGATGCGTTGAACGAACTGGGCGCGAGAATCGAATACATGGAAAACGAAGGTTTTCCTCCGTTGAAAATCTACGGTTCGCACCTGAAAGGAAAAATTCTGGAATTGGACGGCAGCATCAGCAGCCAATACATTTCGGCCCTGTTGATGATCGCTCCGACTTTGGAAGACGGTCTGACATTGCGTCTGAAAAATAAGATCACGTCTCGCTCGTACATCGAGATGACGTTGAAACTGATGAAACAATTCGGCGTGGATGCGATTTTCAAAGGAAACGAAATCCGCATTCCGCAACAAAAATACCAACCGATTGAGTACACCGTTGAAGGTGACTGGTCTGGCGCTTCGTACTGGTACGAGATTCTTTCGTTGGCAGAAGAAGGTGAAATTAAATTGCCAAACCTGCACCTGATCAGTTTGCAGGGAGATTGCAATATCGCGCCTTGGTTCAAACCATTTGGTGTTGAAAGCGAGGCTTACGATGGTGGCATTATCATCCGCAAAACAGCCAATATTCAGCCTAAAAAACTGACGCTCGACTTCCTTGAAAACCCCGATATTGCACAAACCATGGCTGTTCTGTGTGTTATGAAAGGTGTTCCGTTCCACTTTACCGGCCTGGAAACCTTGAAAATTAAGGAAACTAACCGTATTGCCGCCCTGCAAAATGAGCTGGCTAAGTTTGGTGCGCAACTGGTTGAGCCGCAACATGGCGAATTAGCCTGGGATGGCACTTTCCCGTTCAAAAAGCAGGATGTACCGTTCATTTCAACTTATCACGATCACCGCATGGCGCTGGCTTTTGCTCCGGCCGCTTTCTTTGGTGCTGTTGAAATCGACGACGCGATGGTGGTTACCAAATCCTATCCGTCTTTCTACGAAGATTTAAAACTGGTCGGCTTCGACGTTAAAGAAGCCTGATCATCCAACTGATACTGAAAAAAGAGGATGATTTACACCAGGTAGATCATCCTCTTTCTTTTTCTGAAAATCACGTCAGGCAAAGACGCTGAGTCGCAAAGAAACTCGTTGCATAGATTTCCGCTCTCGCGAGTGAAACCTATTCCTTCACCCAAAGCTGATCGTCGATTGGGGAGCAATCCACAAACTCAATGCTGTCGCTCAAGTTCCCTTCAACCTTCAAATCTAGTTTTCCGGCGAGTGTTTTGAAATCAATATTTTCAAATTTCAAGTTACGACTGTCAACGAACTCCAGAATACTGTCGTTCGCATTGAGCCGCATATTTTTTAAAGTGCCTTGATCCAGATCGTGTGAGTAGAAGAAATTCGTGCAGTTCGCCTCCACGTTTTCAATCGTCAGGCCTTCCAAGGGCGACTCCGGAATACCAAAGACTTTCACAAAGTGCGTGCAATTTTCAATCAGGATGTCCTTCGCATGAATGTTTTTATACCAGGGCGTCAACTCGTTCACGTCCCGGGCCGGCAGCCTTT is a genomic window of Mangrovibacterium diazotrophicum containing:
- a CDS encoding DEAD/DEAH box helicase, which produces MTTTFEDLKVNKSILKVLTEIGFEQPTPIQEKAIPVVRSGVDVLGIAQTGTGKTAAYLLPIFMKLVKAEGEDPRALILVPTRELSIQVGEDIEELTTYSNIRHAAVYGGIGWTKHADLIKPGIDILVATPGRLWDLYKAGAVSLKKIKTLVIDEADRMLDMGFMPQIRQLLEIIPVKRQNLLFSATFNEKVEEMSHEFLDFPERVEIAPSATPAQLVQQSIYKVPNFRTKLNLIQHLLKDEETFTRVIIFVRTKEHAESVFKIIKRKTEGEKRILHSNKGQNTRINAINAFKDGDVRILISTDVSARGLDISLISHVINFDLPQRYEDYVHRIGRTARANNYGEAITLVNPAEEYHLRKIEQIIRMEIPVLEIPEEVEVPPTPKPENQDQLREIDRQKKLEDPTFKGAFHEKKRRPGQSKNTPVNPPAHLSKTKKFRKGKGKR
- the dprA gene encoding DNA-processing protein DprA, yielding MANPEKLAYYIALSLIPGIGCINAKKLFAYMGSVEAIFEAGQKHFQKVPGIGSVLGQSIIEHRDLDRGKRELDFLQKYKIQTSLYWDDNYPARLKRCVDAPLVLFAKGNLNWNAERIVAIVGTRNATDYGKKVCDELVSAMAERGGYVVVSGLAYGIDSAAHKACLQHGVSTWAVLAHGLDKIYPALHRSLAEKMLGQGGLVTDFISETDIERQNFLRRNRIVAGLADATIVVESAEKGGALVTADIAGSYNRDVFAVPGRSSDTFSRGCNELIRDNKACLIQGLEDLELFMGWQAKPDKAPKIQKQLFVELSNEEQTVFDALSADSIYIDQLCQLVQMPMGKVSALLLNLEFNGLVASLPGKMYRKN
- the aroB gene encoding 3-dehydroquinate synthase — translated: MTASNIHSNIIFSQQIETELENIVSSFPVGKVFLLTEETPAKLCLPLIQNLIDKYQIRITTIEGGETHKSIRSVEKVWEVLSKYGADRKSLLINIGGGMLTDLGGFAASTFKRGMAFINIPTTLLAQVDASLGGKTGINFNGLKNEIGVFNEPNAVIINTNFLKTIDFENFLSGYAEMLKHGLIKNPAHWEELMVYDFDNIDYEALQEIIAHSVDVKKWHVENDLTEKNIRKALNFGHTVGHAFESYALHEGRPILHGYAVVYGMIAELYLSAAKCGFDKLLLDQISKWMLEKYGKFEIKPDDYEALYELMTHDKKNEGSRINFTLISKIGQVEINQDCPKELIFEALDYYSQLSV
- a CDS encoding 3-phosphoshikimate 1-carboxyvinyltransferase encodes the protein MKFQVSKNDKKVYGTINLPASKSIANRALIIHALSYSPYEIQNLSTSDDTKVLKKVLESNTNLFDIGHAGTAMRFLTAFLSQIVGEWVITGSERMKQRPIKVLVDALNELGARIEYMENEGFPPLKIYGSHLKGKILELDGSISSQYISALLMIAPTLEDGLTLRLKNKITSRSYIEMTLKLMKQFGVDAIFKGNEIRIPQQKYQPIEYTVEGDWSGASYWYEILSLAEEGEIKLPNLHLISLQGDCNIAPWFKPFGVESEAYDGGIIIRKTANIQPKKLTLDFLENPDIAQTMAVLCVMKGVPFHFTGLETLKIKETNRIAALQNELAKFGAQLVEPQHGELAWDGTFPFKKQDVPFISTYHDHRMALAFAPAAFFGAVEIDDAMVVTKSYPSFYEDLKLVGFDVKEA